A genomic stretch from Helianthus annuus cultivar XRQ/B chromosome 1, HanXRQr2.0-SUNRISE, whole genome shotgun sequence includes:
- the LOC110932795 gene encoding polyubiquitin-B, protein MADGEDRSRNVEINIKTDTGKIIALKFKPSNTIRSVKFKIQDKEHIPFDHQDLIFNGKVLENIHTLENLNIKEQSTITVTGRSVEMLKLHVFTFMGKTISLSLYPTCTIADVKNKIKCVEDIPCEEQVLIFGERVLGDRDTLFDYYIIRDASLTLMRKSRGPEININVLDIGETVRVEVIPSETIGSIKARLKYKSEIRSHEWELIFNGMVLHDNDTLADRHINKESELLLMRVLTRDVDISIWTPTEKRFTLEVRPSNTIRDVKSKIQDKLGIPRSYRRLIFRGKHLDDSVTLVEYHIEEEDELQLKFDD, encoded by the exons ATGGCGGACGGAGAGGATAGGTCTCGTAATGTCGAGATAAACA TCAAGACTGACACCGGTAAGATCATCGCTCTCAAATTCAAACCCTCAAACACCATTCGTAGCGTCAAGTTCAAGATTCAGGATAAGGAACATATTCCCTTTGACCACCAGGACTTGATCTTCAATGGGAAGGTGCTTGAGAACATACATACCCTTGAAAACTTGAACATCAAGGAACAATCCACCATCACAGTCACTGGTAGATCAGTGGAAATGCTAAAACTACATGTCTTTACTTTCATGGGAAAGACAATCTCTTTGTCGCTCTACCCCACATGCACCATTGCTGATGTGAAAAACAAGATCAAATGTGTAGAAGATATTCCCTGTGAGGAGCAGGTTTTGATCTTTGGAGAAAGAGTCCTAGGGGATAGGGATACCCTTTTTGACTACTACATTATCCGCGATGCGTCCCTCACACTCATGCGTAAATCAAGGGGACCGGAGATAAATATCAATGTCCTGGACATCGGAGAGACAGTTAGAGTGGAGGTAATACCTTCAGAAACGATCGGTAGTATAAAAGCTAGGCTCAAGTATAAGTCAGAGATTCGAAGTCACGAGTGGGAGTTGATCTTTAATGGAATGGTTCTCCACGATAACGATACGCTTGCTGACCGTCACATCAACAAGGAATCCGAACTCCTACTTATGCGCGTATTAACAAGAGACGTGGATATATCCATCTGGACCCCCACTGAAAAGAGGTTTACGTTGGAAGTAAGACCCTCTAATACCATCCGTGATGTGAAATCCAAGATCCAGGATAAGCTTGGTATTCCCCGGTCCTACCGGAGACTCATCTTTCGTGGAAAGCATTTGGATGATAGCGTTACCCTTGTTGAATACCACATTGAAGAGGAAGATGAACTTCAACTTAAGTTCGATGATTAA
- the LOC110932785 gene encoding polyubiquitin-B, producing the protein MASLRKPNGDGVDYFEAEENDYGVINVITAIGKTISLQVKGLDTISSIKFKIEAQEDVPCRQQKLIFNEMLLQDDDILGNFCIKKGSTLKLMRNSKGFMHIFIKTPDCGRWLRPRTLSLEVEPSDTIGSVKTKMKCVVDVLIFNEIVLDDTDTLADLNIINGSTLTSMVKYVISMQIFVSFNSRKTITLLVNPTDTITKLKSMIELLEGVPVNEQVLIFNKVVLRDTGTLSDFHINRKSTLTLMRRSRKSKEPMKIFFKTLTGETVSKIIKPSDTVDRIKTLIQYKVQIPHHEQELIFNEMVLDNNGTLASYNINNKSTLTVMRVSG; encoded by the exons ATGGCTTCGTTGAGGAAACCGAACGGAGACGGAGTGGATTATTTTGAAGCCGAGGAGAACGACTATGGCGTGATAAACG TGATAACCGCCATCGGTAAGACCATCTCTCTTCAAGTCAAAGGTTTAGACACCATTAGCAGTATTAAATTCAAGATTGAGGCTCAGGAAGATGTTCCGTGCCGCCAGCAGAAACTGATCTTCAATGAAATGCTTCTTCAGGACGACGATATTCTTGGGAACTTCTGCATCAAGAAAGGATCCACTCTCAAACTTATGCGCAACTCAAAGGGCTTCATGCATATATTCATCAAGACCCCCGACTGCGGCCGCTGGCTAAGGCCAAGGACTTTATCTCTTGAAGTCGAACCCTCAGACACCATCGGCAGTGTGAAAACCAAGATGAAATGTGTGGTGGACGTGCTGATCTTTAATGAAATTGTCCTCGACGATACAGACACCCTTGCGGATTTGAACATTATCAACGGATCCACGCTAACAAGCATGGTTAAATACGTGATTTCTATGCAAATTTTTGTGAGTTTTAACTCTCGAAAGACCATCACTCTGTTAGTCAACCCTACAGACACCATCACCAAATTGAAATCGATGATTGAGCTTTTGGAAGGTGTTCCTGTTAACGAGCAGGTGTTAATCTTCAACAAAGTGGTTCTTAGGGATACTGGTACCCTTTCCGACTTCCACATCAACAGGAAATCGACCCTCACGCTTATGCGTAGATCAAGGAAATCAAAGGAACCCATGAAGATATTCTTCAAGACGCTCACCGGAGAGACTGTTTCAAAGATAATCAAACCCTCGGACACTGTCGACAGAATAAAAACCCTTATCCAGTATAAGGTTCAGATTCCCCATCACGAGCAGGAGTTGATCTTCAACGAAATGGTTCTCGACAACAACGGTACACTTGCTAGCTATAACATCAACAACAAATCAACACTCACAGTTATGCGTGTATCAGGGTGA